One part of the Botrytis cinerea B05.10 chromosome 8, complete sequence genome encodes these proteins:
- the Bcchs7 gene encoding Bcchs7 gives MGFGDFYSICEQAALPLCAEVGAIKTIAGSHGIEANCYSRNIELANTIIFQAAACFVHIVALIMTVIMILHVRSKFTAVGRKEITTFFYIYMLLTFFTLLLDAGVIPPGTGPYPYFSAVQNGLTSALTVCLLINGFVGFQLYEDGTRISVWLLRSISAAMFVLTFLISLATYMSWAGLGPTRTIGLFIVLYLLSAIELAIYGVMQVILVVNTLQDRWPLGELSFAFFFFAAGQVVLYAFSTSICNAISHYLDGLFFASIANLLAVMMIYKYWDSITKEDLEFSVGIKQNNWEVKDLLEDDRRTTVYQDMDYQHSPGHQPRNSNYGGFNY, from the exons ATGGGCTTTGGGGACTTTTACTCGATCTGCGAACAAGCAGCGCTTCCATTATGTGCAGAGGTCGGAGCGATAAAAACAATCGCCGGAAGTCATGGCATTGAGGCAAATTGTTATTCGCGCAATATTGAATTGGCCAACACGATCATATTTCAAGCAGCCGCATGCTTCGTACACATCGTCGCTTTAATTATGACGGTTATCATGATATTGCACGTTAGGAGTAAATTTACTGCTGTTG GCCGGAAAGAAATCACAACTTTCTTCTACATTTATATGCTCCTCACATTCTTTACGTTGCTTCTCGATGCTGGTGTTATCCCACCCGGGACTGGACCTTACCCATACTTTTCGGCTGTACAAAATGGTCTCACATCTGCCCTTACTGTCTGTTTATTGATTAATGGGTTTGTTGGATTCCAATTATATGAAGATGGAACACGAATTTCCGTTTGGCTTCTTCGCTCAATCAGTGCCGCCATGTTCGTCCTTACGTTCCTCATTTCCCTCGCTACCTACATGTCCTGGGCAGGACTTGGACCCACTCGAACCATTGGGCTCTTCATTGTGCTATACCTACTTTCTGCTATTGAGTTAGCTATCTACGGTGTTATGCAAGTAATTCTTGTTGTGAACACTCTCCAGGATCGTTGGCCATTAGGTGAACTCTCTTttgcctttttcttcttcgctgCAGGACAAGTTGTTCTTTACGCTTTCAGTACCAGCATTTGCAATGCTATCAGCCACTATTTAGATGGATTATTCTTCGCTTCAATTGCCAATCTTCTAGctgtgatgatgatttataAG TACTGGGACTCTATCACTAAGGAAGATCTCGAATTTTCAGTTGGTATCAAGCAGAACAACTGGGAAGTTAAGGACCTCCTCGAAGATGACCGAAGAACCACTGTGTATCAAGACATGGACTATCAGCACAGTCCTGGCCACCAACCACGAAACTCGAACTACGGCGGcttcaattattga